A single window of Microbacterium croceum DNA harbors:
- a CDS encoding bifunctional 4-hydroxy-2-oxoglutarate aldolase/2-dehydro-3-deoxy-phosphogluconate aldolase, producing MRSAPSDTLTRTGVVAVLRAADARLYEPVVTALAESGVLCIELTMTTPGTLEMLPQLIAAVPEAEIGVGTVLTAHDARAALEAGACFLVSPTVSPEVIEVADSFGAAVYPGALTPTEVHAAWERGATAVKVFPAASVGSDYVRQLAGPLPHLLTLPSGGVTLEEIPEWIRAGCVAVSLGGPLIGDAFAGGSLDALKERARRALAGVIEGRAA from the coding sequence ATGCGCTCGGCCCCTTCTGACACGCTGACGCGCACAGGGGTGGTCGCGGTGCTTCGTGCCGCCGACGCACGGCTGTACGAGCCGGTGGTGACCGCACTCGCCGAGTCCGGAGTGCTCTGCATCGAGCTCACGATGACCACCCCGGGAACCCTCGAGATGCTTCCGCAGCTGATCGCCGCCGTCCCTGAGGCCGAGATCGGCGTCGGAACCGTGCTGACGGCGCACGATGCCCGCGCGGCGCTGGAGGCGGGGGCATGCTTCCTCGTGTCGCCGACGGTGTCACCCGAGGTCATCGAGGTCGCGGACTCGTTCGGTGCAGCGGTCTATCCCGGTGCGCTCACTCCGACTGAGGTGCACGCGGCGTGGGAGCGCGGCGCGACCGCGGTGAAGGTGTTCCCCGCGGCGTCCGTCGGCTCCGACTACGTGCGCCAGCTGGCCGGCCCCCTGCCCCACCTGCTGACGCTGCCTTCCGGCGGGGTCACGCTCGAAGAGATACCGGAGTGGATCAGGGCCGGATGCGTCGCGGTGAGCCTCGGGGGGCCGCTCATCGGCGATGCCTTCGCCGGTGGAAGCCTCGACGCACTGAAGGAGCGAGCACGGCGGGCACTCGCCGGCGTCATCGAGGGCAGGGCCGCATGA
- a CDS encoding sugar kinase, producing MTVGETMGLFANDRPGPLSTARAHSFSFGGAESNVAIALARLGARVSWVSRLGDDPLGDLISRELRAERVDVHASRHAELPTGLMHKHRRTTSTATVRFWRTGSAASTLHPSDVPDELLRNADLVHLTGILPGLSADARACALSTAQRARSAGIPVSFDINHRESVWRGRDPRPTYSELVESADIVFAGEDEAALLVGEGEPAELAQRLRHLGPHEVVIKRGELGAIGLDGSQHRLQPSYAVDVVDTVGAGDAFVAGYLSLWNAESTMADRLRRAAAAGAYACTTIGDWEGSPTVSELARLSAREGITR from the coding sequence GTGACAGTCGGCGAGACGATGGGGCTGTTCGCCAACGACCGCCCTGGACCGTTGTCGACGGCACGCGCGCATTCATTCAGCTTCGGCGGCGCGGAGAGCAACGTGGCGATCGCGCTCGCCCGCCTGGGCGCTCGGGTGTCGTGGGTCAGCCGTCTCGGTGACGACCCGCTGGGGGACCTGATCTCCCGTGAGCTGCGCGCGGAACGGGTGGATGTGCATGCATCCCGGCACGCCGAGCTGCCGACCGGACTCATGCACAAGCACCGTCGCACGACCTCGACGGCCACTGTGCGCTTCTGGCGGACGGGGAGCGCGGCGTCGACGCTGCATCCGTCGGATGTGCCCGACGAACTGCTGCGCAATGCCGACCTCGTGCACCTGACCGGGATCCTCCCCGGCCTCTCCGCCGACGCCCGCGCCTGCGCACTGTCCACCGCGCAGCGGGCGCGCTCTGCGGGGATCCCGGTCTCGTTCGACATCAACCACCGCGAATCCGTGTGGCGCGGACGCGACCCTCGTCCCACGTACTCCGAACTCGTCGAATCGGCGGACATCGTCTTCGCCGGCGAGGACGAGGCCGCCCTGCTCGTCGGAGAGGGGGAACCGGCCGAGCTCGCTCAGCGCCTGCGGCACCTCGGTCCCCACGAAGTCGTGATCAAGCGGGGCGAGCTCGGGGCCATCGGCCTGGACGGCAGCCAGCATCGTCTGCAGCCGTCCTACGCCGTGGACGTGGTGGACACCGTCGGGGCGGGCGACGCCTTCGTGGCGGGCTACCTGAGTCTCTGGAACGCAGAGTCGACGATGGCGGATCGCCTTCGTCGGGCCGCGGCCGCCGGCGCCTACGCCTGCACGACGATCGGCGATTGGGAAGGAAGCCCGACCGTCTCAGAGCTCGCGCGCCTGAGCGCTCGGGAGGGCATCACACGGTGA
- a CDS encoding transporter substrate-binding domain-containing protein, which yields MKLTRILVGVAVAATSVLALAACTSSGSPGATAQESTLTKVLEKKTLVVGVFADAPPYGVMTSSGEYEGFDIDAAQALADSLGAKIEFVSTTNANRIPLLETGKVDIIVAALTNLNERAQKVAMSRPYAAEGQVVLVPAGSDITSYDALSGRTVAATRGSVPATILETRFPEANASLFEAVADSIQALRSGKVDALMESNSVAQGILDDSGSEFTVVDAPQLSPSVVSMGLKQGDQLWLNYVDNFILNYNISDAANDSYNEWLGTDVPELIK from the coding sequence ATGAAGTTGACGCGCATCCTTGTCGGCGTGGCGGTAGCCGCGACGAGCGTCCTCGCACTCGCCGCGTGCACCTCGAGCGGGAGCCCGGGGGCGACAGCGCAGGAGAGCACCCTGACGAAGGTCCTCGAGAAGAAGACACTCGTGGTCGGCGTCTTCGCCGACGCGCCTCCCTACGGAGTCATGACGAGTTCCGGCGAATACGAGGGCTTCGACATCGACGCCGCGCAGGCGCTCGCCGACTCCCTCGGCGCGAAGATCGAGTTCGTCTCCACCACGAACGCCAACCGCATCCCCCTGCTGGAGACGGGCAAGGTCGACATCATCGTCGCGGCCCTCACCAACCTGAACGAACGCGCGCAGAAGGTGGCCATGTCGCGGCCGTACGCCGCCGAAGGCCAGGTCGTGCTCGTCCCCGCCGGCAGCGACATCACCTCCTATGACGCGCTGTCCGGGCGAACCGTCGCGGCGACGCGCGGCAGCGTGCCGGCCACGATCCTCGAGACGCGGTTCCCTGAGGCGAACGCGAGCCTGTTCGAGGCCGTCGCCGACTCGATCCAGGCGCTGCGCAGCGGCAAGGTCGACGCGCTCATGGAGAGCAACTCCGTGGCACAGGGGATCCTCGACGACTCCGGCAGCGAGTTCACCGTCGTCGACGCACCGCAGCTGAGCCCGTCCGTCGTCTCCATGGGACTGAAGCAGGGCGATCAGCTCTGGCTCAACTATGTCGACAACTTCATCCTCAACTACAACATCAGCGACGCCGCGAACGACTCGTACAACGAGTGGCTCGGCACCGACGTCCCCGAACTGATCAAGTAG
- a CDS encoding mandelate racemase/muconate lactonizing enzyme family protein, with translation MHILRIDTCGLRGATPEGGWSHELQPDDIVHTLVAVHTDDGRVGVGSAFTSENLVRGAIDLLAPHLIGQNPLEVERLTETLHQTAFWMGRGGSLTHATSAIDIALWDLAGQASSQPVGRLLGGRHRERVRPYASVLMDDPAPMTANLEELVETGFSAFKIGWWKFGRVDAATDEATVAAARAAVGDRLLAVDAGGSEAFFPGDLAWAKRTARMLADYDVAWFEEALAPDDIDGFAELRASSPVRISGGEVLTRRQSFQPYLDRHAFDIVQPDTTKGGGLSESRRIGWAAQDRGIRLIPHGWNTGIGLAADLQLASALASTDLVEYKTGSAYVDDLISGGWRLDADGFLDIPSKPGLGVTLDEDTLARYGTRPDFAATARS, from the coding sequence ATGCACATCCTCCGAATCGACACGTGCGGCCTGCGAGGTGCGACGCCCGAGGGAGGGTGGTCGCACGAGCTGCAGCCCGACGACATCGTCCACACCCTCGTCGCGGTCCACACCGACGACGGCAGGGTGGGCGTCGGCAGCGCGTTCACATCCGAGAACCTGGTGCGGGGCGCCATCGATCTGCTCGCCCCCCACCTGATCGGCCAGAACCCTCTCGAGGTGGAGCGCCTCACGGAGACCCTGCACCAGACCGCCTTCTGGATGGGACGCGGCGGCTCGCTCACACACGCGACCAGTGCGATCGACATCGCGCTGTGGGACCTCGCCGGACAGGCGTCGTCCCAGCCCGTCGGCCGGCTCCTCGGCGGCCGCCACAGAGAACGAGTGCGCCCCTACGCGTCGGTGCTGATGGACGACCCCGCGCCCATGACCGCGAACCTGGAAGAACTTGTCGAGACCGGCTTCTCCGCATTCAAGATCGGCTGGTGGAAGTTCGGGCGCGTGGATGCGGCGACCGACGAGGCCACGGTCGCCGCAGCGCGGGCCGCGGTGGGCGATCGCCTGCTCGCCGTCGACGCCGGCGGCTCCGAGGCCTTCTTCCCCGGCGACCTGGCCTGGGCGAAACGCACCGCCCGCATGCTCGCCGACTACGACGTCGCCTGGTTCGAGGAAGCGCTCGCCCCCGACGACATCGACGGGTTCGCCGAGCTCCGCGCGTCGTCGCCCGTGCGGATCTCCGGCGGCGAAGTGCTCACGCGACGCCAGAGCTTCCAGCCGTACCTCGACAGACACGCGTTCGACATCGTGCAACCGGACACCACGAAGGGCGGCGGGCTGAGCGAGTCGCGCCGGATCGGATGGGCGGCTCAGGACCGCGGCATCCGCCTCATCCCACACGGATGGAACACCGGCATCGGGCTCGCGGCGGATCTGCAGCTGGCTTCGGCTCTCGCCTCGACCGACCTGGTCGAGTACAAGACCGGATCCGCGTACGTCGACGACCTCATCAGCGGGGGCTGGAGGCTGGATGCCGACGGCTTCCTCGACATCCCGTCGAAGCCGGGTCTCGGCGTGACCCTCGACGAGGACACGCTCGCGCGCTACGGCACCCGGCCGGACTTCGCCGCGACCGCCCGATCATGA
- a CDS encoding helix-turn-helix domain-containing protein codes for MRRRRSTAADRGALELMKFRIAGRERLLHAKALSAYLSSANFGFTSVRDEHAMLRANLVHIGRYTFAHVQLPPATLEWPRDELSRSRVVVIVAEAPGFTVASEGPVIVREPSWFVIPPGGATVTFEATMPTELVFISLDEDALSGGRQVDFDRVGEQPPSEETLRPLTSFVKSFCAIEADEPDGVVSPLEDAACEVARTLVATVVGEPVTRPQLFDSVMRFILRDYSSPRLSVAGVAEALGVSVRTVQSALSEHGTTFSRELRAIRLKAAADLKNRNPGLPLATVAQLTGFGTRQSLHRAQRDALSR; via the coding sequence ATGCGACGCCGACGCTCGACCGCAGCCGATCGAGGCGCCTTGGAGCTGATGAAGTTCCGCATCGCCGGGCGGGAACGACTTCTGCACGCGAAGGCGCTCAGCGCCTATCTGTCGTCGGCGAACTTCGGCTTCACCTCTGTGCGCGACGAGCACGCGATGCTGCGCGCCAACCTCGTGCACATCGGTCGCTACACCTTCGCCCACGTGCAGCTTCCGCCGGCGACGCTGGAATGGCCGCGCGACGAGCTGTCGCGGAGCAGGGTCGTGGTCATCGTGGCCGAGGCTCCCGGTTTCACGGTCGCATCGGAGGGTCCTGTCATCGTGCGCGAGCCATCGTGGTTCGTCATCCCTCCGGGCGGCGCGACCGTCACATTCGAGGCGACGATGCCGACGGAGCTCGTGTTCATCTCCCTCGACGAGGACGCACTGTCGGGTGGGCGGCAGGTCGATTTCGATCGGGTGGGCGAACAGCCTCCGAGCGAGGAGACCTTGCGTCCCCTGACGAGCTTCGTCAAGTCGTTCTGCGCGATCGAGGCGGATGAGCCGGACGGAGTCGTGTCGCCCCTTGAGGATGCCGCGTGCGAGGTCGCGCGTACCCTCGTGGCGACGGTGGTGGGCGAACCGGTCACGCGTCCGCAGCTGTTCGATTCCGTGATGCGCTTCATCCTGCGCGACTACTCCTCGCCGCGCCTCTCCGTCGCGGGTGTGGCCGAGGCACTCGGCGTCTCGGTGCGCACCGTGCAGTCCGCCCTGAGCGAGCATGGCACGACCTTCTCGCGGGAGCTTCGCGCCATCCGACTCAAGGCGGCCGCGGATCTGAAGAATCGCAACCCCGGTCTGCCGTTGGCGACCGTCGCACAGCTGACCGGCTTCGGGACCAGGCAGTCGCTGCATCGCGCTCAGCGCGACGCGCTTTCGCGCTGA
- a CDS encoding patatin-like phospholipase family protein, with protein sequence MMPDDGSAARRDGVRDSSGDDRGLGLVLSGGGAFGAAHVGVLQVLAERGIRPGIAVGTSSGALVAAAYAAGFSVDAIERAARAFRWRQIARWTNTARWGLLDTVATREAVHRIFGADPSIEDLPRVFGAYATNLRTREGVILDRGPLSTALRSTIAVPGLLPPVRHEGMLLVDGGMIDNVPVVAARALGAERVIVVRLHAKWENVRMMRTVTRTAALAADESVLLIQPEMQRRAQWTMRDVPLLIAEGRRAGEEALQRAALRPGADGFLRLPR encoded by the coding sequence ATGATGCCTGACGACGGATCCGCCGCGCGCCGCGATGGCGTGCGCGACAGCTCCGGTGACGACCGCGGACTGGGCCTCGTGCTCAGCGGTGGCGGCGCGTTCGGGGCCGCGCACGTCGGCGTGCTGCAGGTGCTCGCCGAGCGCGGCATCCGTCCGGGGATCGCGGTCGGGACGAGCTCGGGTGCCCTGGTCGCCGCGGCCTATGCGGCCGGGTTCTCCGTCGACGCGATCGAGCGGGCGGCTCGGGCATTCCGGTGGCGCCAGATCGCGCGGTGGACGAACACTGCGCGGTGGGGGCTCCTCGATACCGTTGCGACGCGAGAAGCAGTGCACCGCATCTTCGGCGCTGATCCATCGATCGAGGATCTCCCTCGTGTCTTCGGCGCCTATGCGACGAACCTGCGCACGCGTGAAGGTGTCATCCTCGACCGCGGCCCGTTGAGCACGGCACTGCGATCGACGATCGCCGTGCCGGGACTGCTGCCGCCGGTGCGCCACGAGGGGATGCTGCTCGTCGATGGCGGGATGATCGACAACGTCCCTGTGGTGGCTGCGCGCGCCCTCGGTGCGGAGCGCGTCATCGTGGTGCGGCTCCATGCCAAGTGGGAGAACGTGCGCATGATGAGGACCGTGACCCGCACGGCTGCGCTCGCCGCCGACGAGTCGGTGCTGCTGATCCAGCCCGAGATGCAGCGGCGCGCGCAGTGGACGATGCGCGATGTGCCGCTTCTCATCGCGGAAGGACGCCGCGCGGGCGAAGAGGCGCTGCAGAGGGCCGCTCTGCGCCCCGGCGCAGACGGCTTCCTCCGCCTTCCCCGCTGA
- a CDS encoding DUF7927 domain-containing protein produces the protein MNTDSTRWRRRAPQAHGRLRRSLAAVAAGSLAVATLVGLNVATAVPAQAAPGDAFDPSSPTVFVAQSRVAGDPTGLFRSETSGDGAYSFTAEGPAVASGNYNAISFNTNDNYIYGASIQAISGGIPANAVVRVGQEGRVTRVGNSTYPIAQWSGAFNPADGRLYTTNGTAANSRIVYATTTTGVITAAFTIAATDYTIADMEFLDGFLWAVDYNASQPAGTLIRIDPSNGAVLRFRGVIPGGLGGAWGAAWKFGNGNLGFSNNSTGSIAQIRITNGASPSPTITVLPLVSGPPSNGNDGTAIPGLPADLSIEKTGPATFTTGDRIGYDITVTNNGAGVSSGWTVTDALPAGLSNPTVTGDVSSTVSGNTVTVSGARLGVGQSTTFTIEVDTDVNPPACVVNTASVDGNEADLNPENDEANAESCALALSVAKTSDATADARPGDVVTYTVTATNTGAGAYTADNPAVVFDDLSGVLDDATYNADAAATRAGSLGYQAPLISWSGALGVGESVDITYSVTLQSGGDGEVANVTWVPNDPEITTPPTCDPATGGVDDATGQPCAIEEFDLPRLTIDKSVDTSELPEIGEQATFTVVVRNAGPGDYTAAAPATASDDLSEVLDDATFDDASLTADVGTATRDGDTLEWSGALAAGEQATITYSVTYTGEGDQILRNLACIPEDDTAPGAQSCDRVQVPGALLTQWKTAQASSDPVVAGSTITYTLFFDNDGQSPAAVDAIDDLTYVLDDAAVTTEPTGSDGLTVVRDGAQISVTGSVPVGQTSTVSYTVTVLPDDERGDSVASNFLLEPGETPPTDGVCVPTDDEAPNCTTTPITGVTYTKSVEASETPVRTGTELTYTIVVTNTGATVVDVLRDDDLSDVLDDATLTGAPESDTSSVTVDGPDDGILALRGTLAAGATAEVTYTVTVNAVGDRGNNVSSNFLVPPGTPPAGPCDPESAQCTVTPIQGYTVAKSSDSDTTTPGAVVTYTVTVTNVGAVDYTDAEPASFEDDLSGVLDDATYNDDVSAGGTVDGSTLTWAGPLAAGASTTVTYSVTVNDPTTGDSILGNVVVPSDPTGECLPDECGTTTPVSSFTVAKSADTATVMAGDVVTYTVVVTNTGQVDYTDAAPASFEDDLTAVLDDATYNDDVSAGGSVAENTLTWSGALAIGDTVTVTYSVTVNDPLTGDQELVNAVVPSAPGGSCDPEAECATQTEVASYTVSKESDSATVRPGGVVTYTVTVTNTGEVAYTADEPASFEDDLSGVLDDAVYNDDASNGATVSGSTLTWSGALAVGATVTVTYSVTVDDPITGDFTLRNAVTPSGPGGSCDEVCETNTPVGSYRVVKSTTSTEVVPGDVVEYTIEVTNIGQVAYTEDAPASFADDLSAVLDDATYNADATSTSGTGVTYTAPQLGWSGALGIGETVTITYSVTVNDPASGDRRLDNTVVTPPGSGANCAEGSTDPACVANVPAASYSVAKSASASQVLPGDTVTYTVTVTNTGEVAYTDENPASFEDDLSRVLDDASYNGDVSEGGEVADGTLTWSGALAVGETVEVTYSVTVDDPIRGDFSLRNVVAPSAPGGECIEGECITDTPVASYAVAKSADMQDVVLGGVVTYTVTVENIGQVPYTADAPASFIDDLSGVLDDATYNDDATSGAEVSGTALTWEGPLEIGESVSITYSVTVNQPATGDGNLRNAVTGDGPGGGCSTEGGCVTETPIASYRVTKDVSSTRATIGDRVTFTITVTNTGQVAYTDERPASFTDDLATSLAVGTYNGDATNGAEYERPVLSWAGAVGVGESVTVTYSVTLRSTGEIRNVVVTPDGSGANCSTGSTDEDCDTTTIVVPPGLAFTGGAPWIAGGVAGAALLALGLWLFARRRAENAAALQES, from the coding sequence ATGAACACGGACAGCACTCGCTGGAGACGGCGCGCGCCGCAGGCACACGGACGGTTGCGCAGATCGCTGGCAGCGGTCGCCGCAGGAAGTCTGGCGGTCGCGACGCTCGTCGGCCTGAACGTGGCGACGGCGGTGCCAGCGCAGGCTGCGCCAGGGGATGCGTTCGACCCGAGTTCGCCGACCGTCTTCGTCGCGCAGTCGCGAGTCGCAGGCGATCCGACCGGCCTGTTCCGATCAGAGACGTCGGGCGACGGCGCCTATTCGTTCACCGCTGAAGGCCCTGCTGTCGCGTCCGGAAACTACAACGCCATCAGCTTCAACACGAACGACAACTACATCTACGGCGCCAGCATCCAGGCGATCAGCGGAGGAATTCCTGCGAATGCCGTGGTCCGCGTCGGACAAGAAGGTCGCGTCACACGCGTCGGAAACTCCACCTACCCGATCGCTCAGTGGTCGGGTGCGTTCAACCCGGCTGACGGCCGGCTCTACACGACCAACGGCACCGCAGCGAACTCCCGCATCGTCTATGCCACGACCACGACCGGCGTGATCACGGCGGCGTTCACCATCGCCGCCACCGACTACACGATCGCCGACATGGAGTTCCTCGACGGCTTCCTCTGGGCCGTCGACTACAACGCCTCTCAGCCCGCGGGAACTCTGATCCGGATCGACCCCAGCAACGGTGCCGTGCTGAGGTTCCGGGGCGTGATCCCCGGCGGTCTCGGCGGGGCGTGGGGAGCGGCCTGGAAGTTCGGCAACGGCAACCTGGGGTTCTCGAACAACAGCACCGGAAGCATCGCACAGATCCGCATCACGAACGGTGCGTCCCCCTCGCCGACCATCACCGTCTTGCCACTGGTGTCGGGCCCGCCGTCGAACGGCAACGACGGTACAGCGATCCCGGGGCTCCCGGCCGACCTGTCCATCGAGAAGACGGGTCCTGCGACCTTCACCACGGGTGACCGCATCGGCTACGACATCACCGTCACGAACAACGGGGCCGGTGTCTCCAGCGGCTGGACCGTGACCGACGCGCTGCCTGCAGGCCTGAGCAACCCGACCGTGACCGGCGATGTCTCGTCGACCGTGTCGGGGAACACCGTGACGGTGAGCGGTGCCCGGCTCGGGGTCGGTCAGTCGACCACATTCACGATCGAGGTCGACACCGATGTGAACCCGCCGGCCTGCGTCGTCAACACCGCTTCCGTGGACGGGAACGAGGCCGACCTGAACCCGGAGAACGATGAGGCCAACGCCGAATCCTGCGCCCTCGCACTCTCGGTCGCGAAGACCTCGGATGCCACGGCTGATGCGCGTCCCGGCGATGTCGTGACCTACACGGTGACAGCCACCAACACGGGGGCCGGCGCGTACACCGCCGACAACCCGGCTGTGGTCTTCGATGACCTGTCCGGTGTGCTGGACGATGCCACGTACAACGCAGATGCCGCCGCCACACGGGCCGGGTCTCTGGGCTACCAGGCTCCGCTGATCTCCTGGTCCGGCGCCCTCGGCGTCGGCGAATCGGTCGACATCACCTATAGCGTCACGCTGCAGAGCGGCGGCGATGGCGAGGTCGCCAACGTGACCTGGGTGCCGAACGACCCCGAGATCACGACGCCCCCGACGTGCGACCCGGCAACCGGCGGCGTCGACGACGCGACCGGCCAGCCCTGTGCGATCGAGGAGTTCGACCTCCCGCGGCTGACCATCGACAAGTCCGTCGACACTTCGGAGCTCCCCGAGATCGGTGAGCAGGCGACCTTCACGGTCGTCGTCCGCAACGCGGGCCCCGGCGACTACACCGCGGCTGCCCCCGCGACCGCGTCCGACGACCTCAGCGAGGTGCTCGACGACGCGACGTTCGACGATGCGTCGCTGACCGCGGATGTCGGCACGGCCACGCGCGACGGCGACACGCTGGAGTGGAGTGGCGCGCTCGCCGCGGGCGAGCAGGCCACCATCACGTACTCGGTGACCTACACCGGTGAAGGGGACCAGATCCTCCGCAACCTCGCGTGCATCCCGGAAGACGACACGGCCCCCGGCGCCCAGAGCTGCGACCGGGTGCAGGTTCCCGGCGCGCTGCTGACCCAGTGGAAGACGGCCCAGGCATCGTCCGACCCGGTCGTGGCCGGTTCCACGATCACCTACACGCTGTTCTTCGACAACGACGGACAGTCGCCGGCCGCGGTCGACGCGATCGACGACCTCACCTACGTGCTCGACGACGCGGCGGTCACGACCGAGCCGACCGGATCGGACGGGTTGACGGTCGTGCGGGACGGCGCGCAGATCTCTGTCACGGGATCGGTGCCGGTCGGACAGACCTCCACGGTCAGCTACACCGTGACGGTGCTGCCGGATGACGAGCGCGGCGACAGCGTCGCATCGAACTTCCTGCTGGAGCCCGGTGAGACTCCTCCGACGGATGGCGTCTGCGTCCCCACGGACGACGAGGCACCGAACTGCACGACCACTCCCATCACGGGCGTGACGTACACCAAGTCGGTCGAGGCGTCGGAGACGCCGGTGCGCACGGGCACCGAGCTCACCTACACGATCGTCGTGACCAACACCGGCGCGACCGTGGTCGACGTGCTCCGCGATGACGACCTCAGCGATGTGCTGGACGACGCGACCCTCACCGGTGCGCCGGAGTCCGACACCTCGTCGGTCACGGTCGACGGACCTGACGACGGCATCCTGGCCCTTCGCGGAACGCTCGCGGCGGGTGCGACCGCCGAGGTCACCTACACGGTCACGGTCAACGCGGTCGGCGACCGGGGCAACAACGTCTCGTCGAACTTCCTCGTGCCGCCCGGAACACCTCCGGCCGGCCCCTGCGACCCGGAGTCTGCGCAGTGCACGGTCACCCCGATCCAGGGGTACACCGTCGCGAAGTCGTCGGACTCCGACACGACGACCCCGGGTGCGGTCGTCACGTACACGGTCACGGTCACGAACGTCGGCGCCGTGGACTACACGGATGCCGAGCCGGCATCGTTCGAGGACGACCTGTCCGGCGTGCTGGATGACGCGACGTACAACGACGACGTCTCTGCCGGCGGCACAGTCGACGGCAGCACCCTGACGTGGGCGGGTCCGCTCGCGGCGGGTGCGAGCACCACCGTGACGTACTCGGTGACGGTGAACGACCCCACCACGGGCGACTCGATTCTCGGCAACGTCGTGGTGCCGAGCGACCCGACGGGCGAATGCCTGCCGGACGAGTGCGGAACGACCACTCCGGTGTCGTCGTTCACGGTCGCGAAGTCGGCGGACACCGCCACGGTGATGGCCGGTGACGTCGTCACCTACACCGTGGTCGTCACGAACACCGGACAGGTCGACTACACGGACGCGGCGCCCGCCTCGTTCGAGGACGACCTCACGGCCGTGCTGGACGACGCGACCTACAACGACGACGTCTCGGCCGGCGGTTCCGTCGCAGAGAACACGCTGACGTGGTCGGGTGCTCTGGCCATCGGCGACACGGTCACGGTGACCTACTCGGTCACCGTCAACGATCCGCTCACCGGCGACCAGGAACTGGTCAACGCCGTGGTTCCCTCCGCTCCCGGCGGCAGCTGCGACCCCGAGGCCGAGTGCGCGACGCAGACCGAGGTCGCCTCGTACACCGTGTCGAAGGAATCCGACTCCGCGACCGTGCGTCCGGGCGGTGTGGTCACCTACACCGTGACCGTCACCAACACGGGTGAGGTCGCCTACACGGCGGATGAGCCCGCATCGTTCGAAGACGATCTGTCGGGCGTGCTCGATGACGCCGTCTACAACGACGACGCCTCGAACGGCGCAACGGTGTCCGGCAGCACGCTCACCTGGTCTGGTGCGCTGGCCGTCGGCGCCACGGTCACCGTCACCTACTCGGTGACGGTGGACGACCCGATCACGGGCGACTTCACGCTGCGGAACGCGGTGACCCCGTCGGGTCCCGGCGGAAGCTGCGATGAGGTGTGCGAGACGAACACCCCGGTGGGCTCCTACCGTGTGGTCAAGTCCACGACCTCGACCGAGGTCGTGCCGGGTGACGTGGTGGAGTACACCATCGAGGTCACGAACATCGGGCAGGTCGCGTACACGGAGGATGCACCGGCGTCCTTCGCCGACGACCTCTCGGCAGTCCTCGATGACGCGACGTACAACGCCGACGCCACGAGCACTTCCGGGACGGGCGTGACGTACACGGCTCCGCAGCTCGGCTGGTCGGGGGCGCTCGGCATCGGCGAGACGGTCACCATCACCTACTCGGTGACGGTGAACGACCCGGCATCCGGTGATCGTCGACTCGACAACACCGTGGTGACTCCTCCGGGCTCTGGCGCCAACTGCGCCGAGGGGTCGACCGACCCCGCGTGTGTCGCGAACGTCCCCGCAGCCTCGTACTCGGTGGCCAAGTCGGCTTCTGCGAGTCAGGTCCTCCCCGGAGACACCGTGACGTACACCGTCACGGTCACCAATACGGGCGAGGTCGCCTACACCGACGAGAACCCGGCCTCCTTCGAGGACGACCTCTCGCGCGTGCTGGATGACGCGAGCTACAACGGCGACGTCTCCGAAGGCGGCGAGGTCGCGGACGGCACGCTCACCTGGTCGGGTGCGCTCGCCGTCGGCGAGACCGTGGAGGTCACGTACTCGGTGACGGTGGACGACCCGATCAGGGGTGACTTCTCCCTGCGAAACGTGGTCGCCCCGTCTGCTCCCGGTGGCGAGTGCATCGAAGGCGAGTGCATCACGGACACCCCCGTGGCCTCGTACGCCGTCGCGAAGTCGGCGGATATGCAGGATGTCGTGCTCGGCGGTGTCGTCACCTACACCGTGACCGTGGAGAACATCGGACAGGTTCCGTACACCGCGGATGCTCCGGCATCCTTCATCGACGACCTGTCCGGCGTGCTGGACGATGCCACGTACAACGACGACGCGACCTCCGGCGCCGAGGTATCGGGAACGGCACTCACGTGGGAGGGCCCGTTGGAGATCGGCGAGAGCGTGAGCATCACGTACTCGGTGACCGTGAACCAGCCGGCGACCGGCGACGGGAACCTGCGCAACGCGGTGACCGGTGACGGCCCCGGCGGCGGATGCTCGACCGAGGGCGGATGCGTCACCGAGACGCCGATCGCGAGCTACCGCGTGACCAAGGACGTCTCGTCCACACGGGCGACGATCGGTGACCGGGTCACCTTCACGATCACGGTGACGAACACCGGTCAGGTCGCCTACACCGATGAGCGTCCGGCGTCGTTCACCGATGACCTCGCGACATCGCTGGCCGTCGGCACCTACAACGGCGATGCCACCAACGGCGCCGAGTACGAGCGTCCGGTGCTGTCGTGGGCCGGAGCGGTCGGGGTCGGCGAGAGCGTGACCGTGACGTACTCCGTCACGCTGCGCTCGACCGGCGAGATCCGCAACGTGGTCGTCACCCCCGACGGGTCCGGTGCGAACTGCAGCACCGGGTCGACGGATGAGGACTGCGACACCACCACGATCGTCGTTCCTCCGGGACTGGCGTTCACCGGCGGGGCCCCGTGGATCGCGGGTGGAGTCGCGGGAGCGGCACTGCTCGCGCTGGGACTCTGGCTGTTCGCGCGCCGACGGGCTGAGAACGCCGCGGCGCTGCAGGAGAGCTGA